In Geobacillus kaustophilus, a genomic segment contains:
- a CDS encoding ABC transporter substrate-binding protein has protein sequence MKKTLKASAVLLALTMGLAACSGGQSESQTGTDSKKEEEKTGQSEKVKIVYARGQDSTKATEKIIEAFEKAHPNIDVEFREMPADTGKQHDAYVTMLNAQSSEIDVMDLDVIWPAEFAQAGYTLPLDRFIEKDGIDLSKYNQGALAAGNFNGKQWAMPKFIDAGMLFYRTDLVPKDKVPKTWDELLKEAKELKGKGGTKFGYLMQAKQYEGLVCNAVEFIASYGGQIVDKNGNVVINSPETIKGLKKMVEIVKSDVVPSNITTFTEPESHTAFIEGQSPFIRNWPYQYALANDKEQSKIVGKVGVAPLPAGDKGSAAALGGWMTAINKYSKHPKEAWEFVKFMTGPEGQKISAIYGGLAPTLPELFKDPDVLKANPFFAEEGFVNALNAAVPRPVVPNYPEISEIIQINVSKALAGELTVEQAVANMEKEMKAALNK, from the coding sequence ATGAAAAAGACATTAAAAGCATCGGCTGTTTTGTTAGCGCTTACGATGGGGCTCGCAGCATGCTCCGGCGGCCAAAGCGAGAGCCAGACGGGCACAGACAGCAAAAAAGAAGAAGAGAAAACGGGTCAATCTGAAAAAGTGAAAATTGTCTATGCCCGCGGCCAAGATTCCACGAAAGCCACTGAAAAAATCATCGAAGCGTTCGAGAAAGCGCACCCGAACATCGATGTAGAATTTCGCGAAATGCCGGCTGACACCGGGAAGCAGCATGACGCGTACGTCACGATGTTAAATGCACAGTCGTCGGAGATCGATGTCATGGACCTCGACGTCATTTGGCCGGCTGAGTTTGCTCAAGCAGGTTATACACTGCCGCTCGACCGCTTTATTGAGAAAGACGGCATTGACCTCAGCAAATACAACCAAGGGGCGCTTGCGGCAGGCAACTTCAATGGCAAGCAATGGGCGATGCCGAAATTCATTGATGCCGGCATGCTGTTCTATCGCACCGACCTTGTGCCGAAGGACAAAGTGCCGAAAACATGGGATGAACTGTTAAAAGAGGCGAAAGAGCTGAAAGGAAAAGGCGGCACGAAATTCGGCTATTTGATGCAGGCCAAACAATACGAAGGATTGGTGTGCAACGCCGTTGAATTTATCGCCTCTTATGGCGGGCAAATCGTTGATAAAAACGGAAATGTCGTGATCAACAGCCCAGAAACGATCAAAGGGCTGAAGAAAATGGTGGAAATCGTCAAGTCCGATGTTGTGCCGAGCAACATCACCACATTCACCGAACCAGAGTCGCATACAGCGTTCATTGAAGGACAATCGCCGTTTATCCGCAACTGGCCTTATCAATACGCGCTGGCGAACGACAAAGAACAATCGAAAATCGTCGGCAAAGTCGGCGTGGCTCCGCTTCCGGCCGGGGACAAAGGTTCGGCTGCCGCGCTGGGCGGCTGGATGACTGCGATCAACAAGTATTCAAAACATCCGAAAGAAGCATGGGAATTTGTCAAATTTATGACGGGGCCGGAGGGGCAAAAAATTTCCGCGATTTACGGCGGTTTAGCGCCGACGCTTCCGGAATTGTTTAAAGACCCGGATGTCTTAAAAGCCAATCCGTTCTTTGCGGAAGAAGGGTTTGTCAATGCGTTGAACGCCGCCGTGCCGCGCCCGGTCGTCCCGAACTATCCGGAAATTTCGGAAATCATCCAAATCAACGTATCGAAAGCGCTGGCCGGGGAGCTGACGGTCGAACAAGCCGTGGCCAATATGGAAAAAGAAATGAAAGCAGCCTTGAATAAGTAA
- a CDS encoding MaoC/PaaZ C-terminal domain-containing protein gives MRFDRPFEQYVVGERHRSRGRTITEADIVQFAGVSGDFYPLHMDREYGEQTPFGERIAHGMLTLSAATGLWTMKPGMVLAFYGIDSLRFVRPVKIGDTIYVESEVKRLTERGETAGLVTVHQRIVNQRGETVVDAVVHVLVAREGNASARG, from the coding sequence GTGCGATTTGACCGTCCGTTTGAGCAGTATGTGGTAGGCGAACGCCATCGTTCGCGCGGGCGGACGATTACGGAAGCCGATATTGTACAGTTTGCCGGCGTTTCCGGAGATTTTTATCCGCTGCACATGGACCGGGAATATGGAGAGCAGACGCCATTTGGCGAACGGATCGCCCATGGGATGCTGACGCTGTCGGCGGCGACGGGGCTGTGGACGATGAAGCCGGGAATGGTTCTGGCGTTTTATGGCATCGATTCATTGCGTTTTGTCCGTCCCGTGAAGATCGGCGATACGATTTATGTGGAATCGGAAGTCAAACGGTTAACCGAACGGGGAGAAACAGCGGGGCTCGTGACGGTGCATCAACGGATCGTCAACCAGCGCGGAGAAACGGTCGTCGATGCGGTTGTGCATGTGCTTGTAGCGCGGGAAGGAAATGCCTCTGCAAGAGGCTAG
- the bioF gene encoding 8-amino-7-oxononanoate synthase, which produces MKAELTAQLHEWEQKAQKRQLRQAEASGASVILNGKPMLNLASNNYLGLADDKRLIEAGCEAMRSYGAGAGASRLVVGNHPLYERAEAALKQWKNAEAALIFNSGYTANVGVLTALIGRDDLVFSDKLNHASLIDGIRLSKATCFRYRHNDIDQLESLLKQSLPAKRKWIVTDAVFSMDGDMAPLKELVELKRRYRAVLLVDEAHSGGVFGPNGEGLLHHFGLEKEEDVIAIGTFSKALGSFGAYVTGEPWLVEYLVNSARSLIFTTALPPAVLAANEAAIRIVQSEPERRERLHALSERFRAKLKRLGFDTGGSETPIVPVIVGPNGRAVAMSELLQEAGIAAVAIRPPTVPEGTARIRFSLTAAMTEEDVEMAVDRIALAGKQVGLI; this is translated from the coding sequence ATGAAAGCCGAACTAACCGCCCAACTGCACGAATGGGAACAAAAAGCGCAAAAACGCCAGCTGCGCCAGGCTGAGGCTTCAGGCGCTTCGGTCATCCTGAACGGAAAGCCGATGTTGAATTTAGCGTCCAATAATTATTTAGGGTTGGCGGATGACAAGCGGCTCATTGAAGCGGGTTGCGAAGCGATGCGGTCCTACGGAGCCGGAGCGGGAGCGTCGCGGCTCGTTGTCGGCAACCATCCGCTTTATGAGCGGGCGGAAGCCGCATTGAAACAGTGGAAAAATGCGGAAGCGGCGCTCATTTTCAACAGCGGTTACACGGCCAACGTCGGCGTGCTGACAGCGTTGATTGGCCGAGATGATCTTGTCTTTAGCGATAAGTTGAACCATGCGAGTTTGATTGATGGCATCCGCTTGAGCAAAGCAACCTGTTTCCGCTATCGGCATAACGACATCGATCAGCTGGAATCATTGTTGAAGCAATCTCTGCCCGCGAAGCGGAAATGGATCGTCACCGATGCTGTCTTCAGCATGGACGGCGATATGGCGCCATTGAAGGAGCTTGTCGAGTTGAAGCGGCGTTACCGTGCCGTTTTGCTCGTTGACGAAGCGCACAGCGGCGGCGTGTTCGGACCAAACGGCGAAGGGTTGCTTCACCATTTCGGGCTTGAGAAGGAAGAGGATGTGATCGCCATCGGCACCTTCAGCAAAGCGCTTGGCAGCTTCGGAGCATATGTAACGGGAGAGCCGTGGCTTGTCGAGTACTTGGTCAACAGCGCCCGCAGCCTAATTTTTACGACCGCCTTGCCGCCTGCTGTCCTTGCCGCCAATGAAGCCGCCATTCGCATCGTCCAATCCGAGCCGGAGCGGCGCGAGCGGCTGCATGCCTTAAGTGAAAGGTTCCGCGCCAAGCTGAAGCGGCTTGGGTTTGACACAGGCGGCAGCGAGACGCCGATCGTTCCCGTGATCGTCGGTCCGAACGGTCGGGCTGTGGCCATGAGCGAGTTACTGCAGGAAGCGGGCATCGCGGCTGTCGCCATCCGTCCGCCGACCGTTCCTGAGGGGACAGCGCGCATTCGTTTTTCCCTCACCGCCGCCATGACGGAAGAAGATGTTGAGATGGCAGTTGACCGCATCGCCTTGGCGGGGAAGCAGGTAGGGCTGATTTAG
- a CDS encoding Gfo/Idh/MocA family protein has product MGNTLPIRLGLIGAGGISNEHIKAAQKLSERAVLQAICDVNEQAAAEKAKTYGIRNVYRDYKELIASPDVDAVIITVPNFLHAQASVDSLRAGKHVLCEKPMVTKAEEADAIIRARDESGKQFMVALNNRFRQAAQWLHERIQSGAFGEIYYAKTGWVRRRGIPAWGAWFFDRERSGGGPLIDLGVHMLDVTLWLLGNPNPVAVTGKTYAKFGPRRQGAWPGTSFAPNAAYTVEDFATAFIQLENDATVLLETSWASHIEEERAYVEFLGTEGGVRWEWNIAGNRQEVKWFRNEHGVPADVTLHFDDQSERVALLDHFLTSITENTPPLCTAEQGLMIAKVLEAIYESSEQGRQVRIEW; this is encoded by the coding sequence ATGGGAAACACCCTTCCAATCCGCCTCGGCTTAATCGGGGCTGGGGGCATTTCCAACGAACATATCAAGGCGGCGCAAAAGCTTTCGGAGCGCGCTGTCTTGCAGGCGATTTGCGACGTCAATGAACAAGCGGCCGCGGAAAAAGCGAAAACGTACGGCATCCGCAACGTGTACCGCGACTATAAGGAATTGATTGCGTCGCCCGATGTCGATGCCGTCATCATCACCGTGCCGAACTTTTTGCACGCCCAAGCGTCGGTCGACAGCTTGCGGGCCGGGAAACACGTTCTTTGCGAAAAGCCGATGGTGACGAAAGCGGAAGAGGCGGACGCCATTATCCGCGCCCGCGACGAATCAGGCAAACAGTTTATGGTGGCGCTGAACAATCGGTTCCGCCAAGCGGCGCAGTGGCTGCATGAGCGAATCCAATCCGGCGCGTTCGGTGAGATTTATTACGCGAAAACGGGCTGGGTGCGCCGCCGCGGCATTCCCGCATGGGGGGCGTGGTTTTTTGACCGCGAGCGCTCCGGCGGCGGGCCGCTCATCGATTTGGGCGTCCATATGCTCGATGTGACGCTTTGGCTGCTCGGGAACCCGAACCCAGTCGCGGTGACGGGGAAAACGTACGCGAAGTTCGGCCCGCGCCGCCAAGGGGCTTGGCCGGGGACATCGTTTGCGCCGAATGCCGCGTATACGGTTGAAGATTTTGCCACAGCGTTCATCCAGCTCGAAAACGACGCGACGGTGCTGCTTGAGACGAGCTGGGCGTCCCACATTGAAGAAGAGCGGGCGTATGTCGAGTTTCTCGGCACGGAAGGCGGCGTGCGCTGGGAGTGGAACATCGCCGGCAACCGCCAAGAAGTGAAATGGTTCCGCAACGAACACGGCGTCCCGGCCGATGTGACGCTTCATTTTGATGATCAAAGCGAACGGGTGGCGCTCCTTGACCACTTCTTGACCAGCATCACCGAAAATACGCCGCCGCTTTGCACCGCCGAACAAGGGCTCATGATTGCCAAAGTGTTGGAAGCGATTTACGAATCGTCCGAACAAGGCCGGCAAGTCCGCATCGAATGGTAG
- the glsA gene encoding glutaminase A, translating to MLVYNQEELARFVEEAKQYARYGKVADYIPALGKANPNELSVAIDTPDGKVVSAGDVTVKVTLQSISKMIALALVLIDRGEDEVFHKVGMEPTDYPFHSIAKLEEKPAKPLNPMINAGALVVTSMIQGGSVSERLERLLAFVRRLAGNERLSYSDEVARSEFETAFLNRSLCYFLKQHGMIDEDVEELMDLYTKQCAIEMTCIDLARIGLVLALDGRDPCSGEPLMPLDVARICKTFMVTCGMYNSSGEFAIKVGIPAKSGVSGGILAAVPGRCGIGIFGPALDDKGNSLTGVKLLERLSKTYSLSIF from the coding sequence ATGCTTGTGTACAACCAAGAAGAACTGGCCCGCTTTGTCGAAGAAGCGAAGCAGTACGCCCGCTACGGAAAAGTAGCCGATTACATTCCCGCTCTAGGCAAAGCGAATCCGAATGAACTGTCGGTCGCCATCGACACTCCGGACGGCAAGGTGGTGAGCGCCGGGGACGTGACAGTGAAAGTGACGCTGCAAAGCATTTCCAAAATGATTGCGCTCGCCCTTGTGCTGATCGACCGCGGCGAGGATGAGGTGTTCCATAAAGTCGGCATGGAGCCGACGGATTATCCGTTTCATTCCATTGCCAAATTAGAGGAAAAGCCTGCCAAGCCGCTGAATCCGATGATTAACGCCGGTGCGCTTGTCGTCACGTCGATGATTCAAGGCGGCTCGGTGTCCGAACGGCTGGAACGGTTGTTAGCGTTCGTCCGCCGTCTCGCTGGCAACGAACGCCTCTCGTACTCCGACGAAGTGGCCCGCTCCGAATTTGAAACAGCGTTTTTAAATCGTTCGCTTTGCTATTTTCTAAAGCAGCATGGGATGATTGACGAAGATGTCGAAGAACTGATGGATTTGTACACGAAGCAGTGCGCCATCGAAATGACATGCATCGACTTGGCGCGCATCGGCTTGGTGCTCGCGCTTGACGGACGCGATCCGTGCTCGGGCGAGCCGCTCATGCCGCTTGATGTCGCCCGCATTTGCAAAACGTTCATGGTCACGTGCGGCATGTACAACTCATCAGGTGAATTTGCCATCAAAGTCGGCATTCCGGCGAAAAGCGGCGTCTCGGGCGGCATTCTCGCCGCCGTGCCCGGGCGGTGCGGCATCGGCATTTTCGGCCCGGCTCTCGATGATAAAGGGAACAGCTTGACCGGGGTGAAACTGCTCGAGCGGCTGTCAAAAACATATTCATTAAGCATTTTTTAA
- a CDS encoding LacI family DNA-binding transcriptional regulator: protein MASIKDVAKRANVSTATVSRVLRNAGNVTEETKQRVLEAIEALNYQPNVLGRYLRRMETETVLVVVPDITNPFFSKVLRGIEAVALEHGYQVLLGDTQNDVRLEEQYLNLLPQRQVDGMIFLTARIRKELVEEMARQFPIVLACEYLEGTDIPTVSIDNISSARKATEHLIRLGHRRIAHLSGPMNIILSRDRLRGYQQALAQHELEADAVLVQEGDFTYESGYNLTLKLLALEKPPTAIFAANDEMAIGTIKAVRHRGGRVPDDVAVVGFDDIQMASIFEPSLTTIAQPMFEIGQKAMELLLELIEGTGVERRQLVLPDRLVIRDSCGGRAP from the coding sequence ATGGCAAGCATAAAAGACGTGGCGAAACGGGCGAACGTATCGACGGCCACCGTGTCGCGCGTGCTGCGCAACGCGGGCAACGTCACCGAAGAGACGAAACAGCGCGTGCTCGAAGCGATTGAAGCGCTGAACTACCAGCCGAATGTGCTCGGCCGGTATTTGCGACGGATGGAGACCGAGACGGTTCTCGTCGTCGTGCCTGATATTACGAATCCGTTTTTCTCGAAAGTGCTGCGCGGCATTGAAGCGGTCGCCCTCGAGCACGGCTATCAGGTGCTGCTTGGCGATACGCAAAATGATGTCCGGCTTGAGGAGCAGTATTTGAATTTGCTGCCGCAGCGGCAAGTCGACGGGATGATTTTTTTGACCGCCCGCATCCGCAAAGAGCTGGTGGAAGAGATGGCGCGGCAGTTTCCAATCGTCTTGGCGTGCGAGTATTTGGAAGGGACGGACATCCCGACCGTTTCGATCGACAACATCAGCAGCGCCCGCAAGGCGACAGAACATTTGATCCGCCTCGGCCATCGCCGCATCGCCCACTTGTCCGGGCCGATGAACATTATTTTAAGCCGCGATCGGCTGCGCGGCTACCAACAGGCGCTGGCCCAGCATGAGCTGGAGGCGGACGCCGTTCTTGTGCAGGAGGGCGATTTCACCTATGAGTCCGGATATAATTTGACGTTGAAGCTGCTCGCTCTTGAGAAGCCGCCGACGGCGATTTTTGCTGCCAATGACGAGATGGCGATCGGGACGATCAAAGCGGTTCGCCATCGCGGCGGGCGCGTTCCGGACGATGTGGCGGTCGTCGGATTTGACGACATTCAAATGGCCTCGATTTTTGAACCGAGCCTCACGACGATCGCCCAGCCGATGTTTGAGATCGGCCAAAAAGCGATGGAACTGCTGCTCGAGCTGATTGAAGGAACCGGGGTCGAGCGGCGTCAGCTCGTTCTTCCCGACCGGCTCGTCATCCGTGATTCATGTGGGGGGAGAGCGCCCTGA
- a CDS encoding MFS transporter, translated as MAMSTMDAAELKRQKKRAAISSVVGTTIEWYDFFLYGTMAALVFPQLFFPQGDSYVALMQSFTTFALGFIARPVGAAIFGHFGDRIGRKATLVATLLLMGLATALIGLMPTYEQIGLWAPVLVTALRLIQGIGVGGEWGGAILIAMEWEEGKRRGLMASLPQMGVPFGLLSSSFVTTLMLAIGGDSFYAWGWRVPFLVSFLLIAIGLYIRLKVLESPLFQEAMKKQETSKMPVGEVLVKHPREILWSALARVIENGSFYIFVTFIVSYGTTFLGMEKSIFVNVTIIAAVINALSIVYSGHLSDRWGRRRVYMTGTILLMLWAFPYYWLVNTKSVGLIFLATVVAMVFHGMLYGPQAAMIAENFPTRLRYSGASLGYQLASIIAGGPAPLVSTWLLHKYGSATAISFYIVVMGLISLAGVKMLQDRARQAID; from the coding sequence ATGGCGATGTCAACGATGGATGCGGCCGAATTGAAACGCCAAAAAAAGCGGGCCGCCATATCGAGTGTGGTCGGCACGACGATTGAATGGTACGATTTCTTTCTCTATGGAACGATGGCGGCTCTCGTGTTTCCGCAATTATTCTTTCCACAAGGAGATTCGTACGTCGCATTGATGCAATCTTTTACGACCTTTGCTTTAGGATTTATCGCCAGGCCGGTCGGCGCCGCGATTTTCGGCCACTTTGGCGATCGGATCGGACGCAAGGCGACGTTGGTGGCCACCTTGCTTTTGATGGGACTGGCGACGGCGTTGATCGGCCTGATGCCGACCTATGAACAAATCGGCCTGTGGGCGCCGGTGTTGGTGACCGCGCTTCGTCTTATTCAAGGCATTGGCGTCGGCGGGGAATGGGGCGGCGCTATATTGATCGCCATGGAATGGGAGGAAGGCAAGCGGCGCGGATTGATGGCTTCGCTGCCGCAAATGGGCGTGCCGTTCGGGCTGTTGTCCTCTTCCTTTGTGACGACGCTTATGTTGGCCATTGGCGGCGACAGCTTTTATGCGTGGGGATGGCGCGTTCCGTTTCTCGTCAGCTTCCTTCTCATCGCCATCGGGCTGTATATCCGGCTGAAAGTGCTCGAATCGCCGCTGTTCCAAGAAGCGATGAAAAAACAAGAAACGAGCAAGATGCCGGTCGGCGAGGTGCTGGTCAAGCATCCGCGCGAAATTCTATGGTCAGCGCTGGCGCGGGTGATTGAAAACGGGTCGTTCTACATTTTTGTCACGTTTATCGTCAGCTATGGGACGACATTTTTGGGGATGGAAAAAAGCATTTTCGTCAATGTGACGATTATCGCCGCGGTGATCAACGCGCTTTCCATCGTGTATTCCGGGCATTTGTCCGACCGGTGGGGCCGCCGCCGCGTCTACATGACGGGAACGATTTTGCTGATGCTTTGGGCGTTTCCGTATTATTGGCTTGTCAATACGAAAAGTGTCGGGCTTATCTTTTTGGCGACGGTTGTGGCCATGGTGTTCCACGGCATGCTGTATGGCCCGCAGGCGGCCATGATCGCGGAAAACTTCCCGACGCGCCTGCGCTACAGCGGCGCTTCGCTCGGCTACCAGTTGGCCTCGATCATTGCTGGCGGCCCAGCGCCGCTCGTGAGCACGTGGCTGCTGCACAAATACGGCAGCGCCACGGCCATCTCCTTCTATATCGTCGTTATGGGCTTGATCTCGCTGGCCGGGGTGAAAATGCTGCAAGACCGTGCACGCCAGGCGATTGACTAA
- a CDS encoding carbohydrate ABC transporter permease, with protein sequence MRNEKRMERLLGYSLVAPAMLLILAIAIWPVIQSFYYSLFDYRLNDPTKSSIHWSYSLDLEGYLQNYPFLKSALKQEMAAADGQTKQTLAQIEQKLAKLDAAIRSNDQVAKQYDKVNEVLDNFETPSDELKIAELDKQTAERLTDTVHDVVKTLKEMKKAGELQQADKVVGLAEGLEGVVIEPNFVGLKHYKDSFSDMRLWKALWNTTFFTVVSVAIELVLGLGIALLINKAFFGRGLVRATILIPWAIPTAVSALMWKFLYDGQNGIVAKYFETVGLVDRMGDLLTTEAGAMFAVIFADVWKTTPYMALLLLAGLQTIPSSLYEAASIDGATKWQQFTKITLPLLKSSILVALLFRTLDAFRVFDLIYVLTGGGPANSTETISILAYKVMFSQTNFGAGSALAVIVFLCVAVISMIYIRWLGRDLLSDGSSVKR encoded by the coding sequence ATGAGGAATGAAAAGCGAATGGAGCGCCTACTAGGCTATTCGCTTGTCGCGCCGGCCATGCTGCTCATTTTGGCGATTGCCATTTGGCCTGTCATCCAGTCCTTTTATTACAGCTTGTTCGACTATCGGCTCAACGACCCGACCAAATCGTCGATTCACTGGAGTTACAGCCTCGATCTGGAAGGATATCTACAAAACTATCCGTTCCTCAAAAGCGCTCTTAAGCAGGAAATGGCGGCTGCGGATGGACAAACGAAACAAACGTTGGCGCAAATCGAACAAAAACTCGCGAAACTGGACGCGGCGATCCGTTCCAACGATCAAGTGGCGAAGCAATATGACAAAGTGAACGAAGTGCTCGACAATTTCGAGACGCCAAGCGATGAGCTGAAGATCGCCGAGCTGGACAAACAGACGGCCGAGCGGCTGACCGACACGGTTCATGATGTCGTAAAGACGCTCAAGGAGATGAAAAAAGCGGGCGAACTGCAGCAGGCGGATAAAGTCGTCGGCTTGGCCGAAGGGCTCGAAGGGGTCGTGATCGAGCCGAACTTTGTCGGCCTCAAGCATTATAAGGACAGCTTCAGCGACATGCGCTTATGGAAAGCGTTATGGAATACGACGTTCTTTACGGTGGTGTCGGTCGCCATTGAGCTGGTGTTAGGGCTCGGAATTGCGTTGCTCATCAATAAGGCCTTTTTTGGCCGCGGGCTTGTGCGGGCGACGATTTTGATTCCGTGGGCGATTCCGACGGCCGTATCCGCGCTTATGTGGAAATTTTTATACGATGGACAAAACGGCATTGTCGCCAAATATTTCGAAACGGTCGGCCTTGTCGACCGGATGGGGGATTTGTTGACGACGGAAGCGGGGGCGATGTTTGCGGTCATTTTTGCCGATGTATGGAAGACAACCCCCTATATGGCGCTTTTGCTGCTTGCTGGGCTGCAAACGATCCCGAGTTCGTTGTATGAAGCCGCCTCGATCGACGGAGCCACCAAATGGCAGCAATTCACGAAAATCACACTGCCGCTGTTAAAATCGAGCATTTTAGTGGCGTTGTTGTTCCGCACGCTTGATGCGTTCCGCGTGTTCGATTTGATTTACGTCTTAACCGGCGGGGGGCCGGCAAACTCGACGGAGACGATTTCGATTTTAGCCTACAAAGTCATGTTCTCGCAGACGAATTTCGGCGCGGGATCGGCGCTCGCTGTCATCGTGTTTCTCTGCGTGGCGGTGATTTCCATGATCTATATTCGCTGGCTTGGGAGAGATTTGCTGTCTGATGGCTCCAGCGTCAAACGATAA
- a CDS encoding carbohydrate ABC transporter permease has translation MQKKAGPFFYVFLALFVFFVMFPFLWVLLSSVKPLSELFGDKAFNWFTSHPTLKSYVSVFVNYPFLRYLWNSTVVATITTVYTVFVAAFAAYAIARLEFKGKTVILGLVLAVSMFPQIATISPIYMFVKKFGLTNSYLGLIIPYTTFALPLSIWLLVTFFRKIPFDLEEAAKMDGATPMQTYFKIILPLAVPGVFTTSILVFIAAWNEFLFALTINTAEKYKTVPVGIAMFQGQYTIPWGEISAATVIVTIPLVIMVLLFQRRIVSGLTSGSVKE, from the coding sequence ATGCAAAAAAAAGCTGGTCCGTTCTTTTACGTGTTTTTGGCCCTGTTTGTGTTCTTTGTGATGTTTCCGTTTTTATGGGTTTTGCTCAGTTCCGTTAAGCCGCTCAGCGAATTGTTTGGCGACAAAGCGTTCAATTGGTTTACGAGCCATCCGACCTTGAAATCCTATGTGTCGGTATTTGTCAATTACCCGTTTTTGCGCTATTTATGGAACAGCACGGTCGTTGCGACCATTACGACGGTGTATACGGTATTTGTCGCCGCGTTTGCGGCTTATGCGATCGCGCGCTTGGAGTTTAAAGGCAAGACGGTCATTCTCGGCTTGGTGCTGGCCGTGTCCATGTTTCCGCAAATTGCCACCATTTCTCCGATTTACATGTTTGTGAAAAAGTTCGGGTTGACGAACAGCTATTTAGGATTGATCATTCCGTATACGACGTTTGCCTTGCCGCTCTCGATCTGGCTGCTCGTCACCTTTTTCCGCAAGATTCCGTTTGACTTGGAAGAAGCGGCGAAAATGGACGGGGCGACGCCGATGCAAACGTATTTTAAAATCATTTTGCCACTCGCGGTGCCAGGGGTGTTTACGACATCCATTCTCGTCTTCATTGCCGCATGGAACGAATTTTTATTTGCCTTGACGATCAATACGGCGGAAAAATACAAAACCGTTCCGGTCGGGATTGCCATGTTCCAAGGCCAGTATACGATCCCGTGGGGCGAAATTTCCGCGGCCACCGTGATTGTGACGATTCCGCTCGTCATCATGGTGCTGTTGTTCCAGCGCCGCATCGTTTCCGGGCTCACATCCGGCTCGGTAAAAGAATAA
- a CDS encoding Uma2 family endonuclease, translating to MQEAINMSPSPSWEHQIVCDNLVSMIKGKSQCQPISNLSVKLEKNGKVMNEFIQPDVAVYCERPEKIIGGYKGRPLIVIEVVSPSTYKIDVTLKKDLYCAYGVEEYWIADPYNKTIRQCTLENDRYAETIIACGETFGSVIGTIDTALVFQGV from the coding sequence ATGCAAGAAGCCATCAACATGTCCCCGTCCCCGTCATGGGAACATCAAATCGTTTGCGACAATCTTGTTTCCATGATCAAAGGAAAAAGCCAATGTCAACCAATTTCAAACTTATCCGTGAAACTCGAAAAGAACGGAAAAGTGATGAACGAGTTTATCCAGCCGGATGTCGCCGTCTATTGCGAACGGCCGGAAAAAATCATCGGCGGCTATAAGGGGCGGCCGCTCATCGTCATCGAAGTTGTCAGCCCGTCAACATACAAAATCGATGTGACGCTGAAAAAAGATTTGTACTGCGCCTACGGAGTGGAAGAATACTGGATCGCCGACCCATACAACAAAACGATTCGTCAGTGCACACTCGAAAATGATCGATACGCCGAGACGATCATCGCCTGCGGAGAAACGTTCGGTTCTGTTATCGGAACGATTGACACCGCGCTCGTTTTCCAAGGTGTTTAA
- a CDS encoding small acid-soluble spore protein H, with translation MDVRRAQEIASSPVMANVTYNGQRIYIEHVDQQKGVATIHPLDNPNQKQSVPVASLEEHS, from the coding sequence ATGGATGTCCGTCGGGCGCAAGAAATCGCGTCGTCGCCGGTGATGGCGAACGTCACGTACAACGGCCAGCGCATTTACATCGAACATGTCGACCAGCAAAAAGGCGTGGCGACGATCCACCCGCTTGACAACCCGAACCAAAAGCAAAGCGTGCCGGTCGCAAGCTTAGAAGAGCATTCGTAA
- a CDS encoding Uma2 family endonuclease, whose protein sequence is MPMPEKGQPFTYAQYMMLDEDVRYEVIDGQVFNMSPAPTPKHQAVQRELLVEFATYLRGKECTVFGAPIDVCLAERDDPEQIREWVEPDLVVVCDKSKIREKRIVGVPDLVVEIISKSTVRKDKIVKFHRYERAGVKEYWIVDPMNETIDVYVLEEGRFRHQGMYVRDDTIRVHLFPGFAIELKNVFSEEE, encoded by the coding sequence ATGCCGATGCCGGAAAAAGGGCAGCCGTTCACCTATGCGCAATACATGATGCTCGACGAAGATGTACGATATGAGGTCATTGACGGCCAAGTCTTCAACATGTCTCCCGCTCCGACGCCGAAACATCAGGCAGTGCAACGTGAATTGTTGGTGGAATTTGCGACATATTTGCGGGGGAAAGAATGCACCGTATTTGGCGCTCCGATCGACGTTTGTTTAGCGGAGAGAGATGATCCGGAACAAATTCGCGAATGGGTTGAGCCGGATCTTGTTGTTGTCTGCGACAAAAGCAAAATTCGTGAAAAACGAATTGTTGGCGTGCCGGATCTCGTTGTGGAGATTATTTCAAAATCAACGGTGCGCAAGGATAAAATCGTCAAATTTCACCGTTACGAGCGGGCAGGGGTGAAAGAATATTGGATTGTCGATCCGATGAATGAGACGATTGATGTCTATGTGCTCGAAGAAGGGAGATTCCGCCACCAAGGGATGTATGTCCGCGATGATACGATTCGTGTCCACCTGTTTCCCGGATTTGCGATCGAATTGAAAAACGTGTTTAGTGAAGAAGAATAA